The Silene latifolia isolate original U9 population chromosome Y, ASM4854445v1, whole genome shotgun sequence sequence GTTGCTTCTTGATCTTCAGGTGCCATTTGTATTTGATTGTATCCAGCAGTGCAATCCATGAACGAGAGTGCTTCGTGTCCAGTAGTTACATCGATCATCAATTTTGTAACtagcaaagggaagtcgtcctttggacatGCATCATTAAGATCTCTGAAGTCGACGCATACACGTAGTTGCCCATTTTTCTTTCTGACTGAAACAATGTTGGGTATCCAGGTAGGATATCTGACTTTACGGATAAATCCAGCCTCAATGAGTTTGTTAACCTTATTTTCGATTTCAGGTATAAGTTCCGTCCTAAAGTGACGTTGAGATTGCTTTCTAGGACTGATTCCTTTTCTGATTGCCAATAGATGAACTGCAATTTTTGGGCTTAGTCCAGGCATTTCCTTATAGATCCAAGCGAAGACGTCCTTGTACTCAACCAATAATTTGTAGtattcctcttcttcctctttaGTCAATAGAGCACTGACGTAGATTGGACGAGGATCTTCATCAGTTCCTAGGTTTAGTTCTTTTAAATCATCTACGGTTGATTGTACCTCGTCTTCAAGTTTTTCAGGTGCCTTGTCAGCCTCTACCTCTTCGCTGTCATCAGGTATCTCTTCTGCAGTGATATGATAAGAAGTCACAATTTCCAAGTCTTTTGCATCACGGGAGTGTGAATATGGAGGTTTAGACTCTTCAACATTGTTTGAGGACAGCCAGTGAGAACTAATACTCGTCTTCGTGTTTTTAGTGGCTCATGCTGGATAATGTCCACCACTTGCAAACGCTTCATGCGAGAGGGTATTGCGCTTCTGAGGTCATCAGTTATGTTTACTTCTTCGTCGTTTTCTTCCACGGAAGTTGAGCACAGAAGAGTCTTACCACTATCATTATTGGAGGATCCTAAACGAGTGAAGACCGTGTTTGAACAAACACCTAAACGATCACTTAATGCACCTTTCTTTTTTGTACATGGCGGAGGGGTTGACGACTTAACTTCATTTGTTCCTCGTTTATCCAGTCGAGTGAAGACCGAAGGACGATTTGTTGTAGGACTCGGTCTCCCTAGCCTGTCGAATACAGAAGGATGGGCTCTCTATGCAGGTGGACTTATTCTGTCGAAGACTGAAGATGTTGATAGTGTTTTAATGTCTTTTGCTTCATTCTCCTCAGCCTCTTCCACTGTGATATGTTGTGAAGATGTAGTAGTTCTGTTCCTACGAGCACTGATCTTCACGGGTGTGGGAAACTTATAACCAAGCCCCGCTTTAGTCTCTATAAAGCTTCCTTCTTGCTTGAACAACTCATGTTGCGTTTTGTTAAGCCCATATGGTTCAACTTCTACAACTTTCCCAAGCAGAGTTGGTTTTGTAAAATCATAACCTGCCTTTGTCAGTAGCTTATATGCGTTGGAATCAAATATTCCCACATTCTGATCGCTTGATGATTGGTTTGCTGAACAGATGAAACCGACTGGAGGAGGTCTCATAACTTTCATTTGGTTTGAACTTGGAAGAGGTGTGGTGACTTTCGCCATCCATTGTTGCTTGATCATTGGGCTTGGTTTACTTTTGTCTTTAAGATCTCTATTTGTTAGACATTTTACAAAAGGACTATCTCCTTCTTTGCGGCGAGACTTGGGAATATACCGCAATACTGGAGAGGTAGACTTCTGTGGCATTTCTTGCTTCTTGGGTGATGTAACGGGAGTAGATGCTTTACTAGCGTTGTCTATATCTTGCTTATCATTTTCTTTAATATGACTCGTAACAACATGTTCTTTGGTATTCTCTTTCAGCTTACCTCCTTTTCCAGTTGAAGAAATGGTAGTTGGCATGAACTCACTAGAAGTACCATTTTCTTCAAAGAACTTTGCGTCAGCGAAAAAAGAGTCGCCTTAGTGAAAGGCTTGGCGTTTCCATTTATCTTCCTTTCACCGCCGCGATAATACTTCAAGCATTGATGGAGGGTTGATGCAACGACTCCATTTTCATGTTTCCATGGTCGACCTAATAATAATTTGAATGATGTCTTGGCCTCGATGACATGGTAGAGTGTTTTAGATGACAAGTCACCCATGCTAAGGTTTACACGAATCATGCCAATAGCCCGCTCTCCATTTAAGTTGAAACCGTGAATTACTGTTCGACTGTTAGAAATTTCATCAACCGTGATGCCTAGCTCTTTCATGGTTGCTTTGGGCATGAGATTTACTCTTGAGCCTCTATCTATTAAGATTCTATTGACTTTTTGTCCTCGAATGTAGCCTGACACATAAAGCGGCCTATTGTGAGGCTTGGAACCAAGaagcaaatcttcatctgaaaaGGTCAAGGCTGCATTGCAGGAGACACATTGTGTTGACTGCTCTACAAGCTCTTCTACATCTTTCATCTTGCCAGCGTATAGTTCTGGCTTATCAAGTCCTTGGAGTATTATCTGATGCTTATCTTTCGGTAGGTGAAAGATTTATCTCCACCCCATATTCGAGGGAAGGGCGTTGAGAGCCTTTACAACTTCATTTTCCTTCTGAGGGTAAGATTGCAATTGTTGTGCTGGTACCGCATCATCTGCTTCGTTTTCCTTTAATTTTTCTTTATCATCATGACCTACTGCAGAAATGGTACATACGGTAACATTGTTCAAGAAGTCTCTTGGAAGGAATTCTTCTAGAGCAATATGACAACGATTTTTGCTTAGACATATTGATAGGCAAGACACATGGTTTGACCAGAGTTTTAGACTTCTTCTCCCCACCAGACATGCAGGATTTCATCTTCTTTGATTGCTTTCATCGATGATGGACATGTTCGACTGCTTGCCATACTTGTTTCTTTGTCTTCTTGCGAGTGACTAAGCTCCacccttcatcatcatcatctacattCTTCTCATCTTGAGGACCTAAGCCTGCTTTTGGGGATATCGATGAATATCGCTTTTGAAACCATATAGCAACAGGTTCAAGGCTTCTGAATTGCAACATGCATACATCCCACCCACGATGCATCGTTGGCTCCTCATGTTCCTCATGCTGCTCCAATATTGTAGTAGTTTGATTTGTAGCTACTGTTTCATCCAAGTCAAGGATAATCTTTCCATCTCTGAAGAGCTGCATAATTTTCTCTTTCAGTGTTAATACATTTTTGAAGGGGATGACTTACCAGTCTGTAATAGCGACAATAGTTGGGATCACTTGTCTTGTTAGCCTGGTCAGGTCTCTTGGACTCTGGCAATTGTATAACCTTTTTCTCTAGAAGGTCATCTAGCATTCTAGATAAGTCAGAGTCTGGGAAAGGGTACTTCCTAGCTTGTAACTCTTTTAATGTGGGCTTGTTCTGCTGATAATTGTAAGCATATGACTCCTTCTTCTTTTCAAACTTAGGTTTTGATGAGATCTTAACGGGCGAGCCGCTGGTTTCGACGACCATTGCCTCTTTTCCTATCGACTTGAAGCCCTTATCTGTCTTTCTGAAGTCCTTATTTTCACTTGGTGCCTTAGAAGAGGTTGAGCGAGCTTTGCCACGCCCTTTGATTGTAATTTCCATGTCGTGAGCAAGGGTTGCCAATTCTGGAAAGCTTTTCGGCTTGATCCCTTTCATTATATAAAGAATATCCCAGATCATCCCGTTAATGCACATTTCCACTGCTGAGGATTCACTTAAGCGATCTTTGCATTGCAGACTCAATGCACGCCATCGATCGATGTAGTCGACAACAGGTTCATCCTCCCACTGCACAGTGTTTGTTAGTTCGCTCATGCTGACGATACGCCTAGTGCTGTAGAACTTGTTAAGAAATTCGTCTTCCATGTGACCCCAACTGTCAATTGACTCAGAGTCCAAGTCTGTGTACCATTCAAAAGCAACTCCTTTAAGAGAACGTACGAACTGCTTGACTAGACAATCACCATTAGTTCCAGCATTATTGCATGTTTCGACGAAGTGGGCGATGTGTTGTTTTGGATTTCCCTTTCCGTCAAATTGTTGAAACTTTGGAGGCTGATAACCAAGAGGCATACGGAGACTATCAATCCTCTTAGTATAAGGCTTGATGTAGCATCCACTGCTTGTCGAACTTTCACATAGCTGACATTTAATTGTCTTAGCTATCAACTCCTGGAGCTTCTCTTCAGTGAAAGCGCCAATTTCATTGCCAGAAGTCTTTCCAGTATCATCTTTGTCATCGTCCTTATCAGTATCATCATCCTTGTCAGAGTTAGTGTGCTCACTTGAGATCTTTTTCTCGCGAAGCTCCAACACCTCCTTTTGAAGTTCATCAATCTTCTTAttcttttcttcattctccttGATCATCTTTTCAAGGAGCTTGTTCAAGCTTTGGACTTGCTCCTCAAGTGTAGAACCAGCAATCACCATGACTGAAGCGCTGATAGGAGTGGATGCATCCTTCTTTTTTGGTTACGCCCTAGGTTTGCAAGGGGAAGCATTTTTGTCGACCTTAGAAGTTCGAGTCTCTTCACGCGAAGGAGTAGAGGAATGGCAAAGAAAGCTGCTATCAATGCTACTGCTACTAGCCTACGCTTTGAACATGTCCCTACCAGGCCACGCAAGATCTCTGTTGCCTCCATAGCCAAATTTGTAATgacaaattttgtattgcgataactgaaatccaaaacaaggaaacaaaatgagtttttattaatatcagaaaAGTTCGTGTACAATGTCTAATAATCCTCTGATTCTAACTAAACAAATAGGGCACGCGTGCATGATCCACGTAAGGGGTGCGCGTGCGTTTTGCAGGGGGTGCACGTGTAGAGGGTGTATGCACTCTACGCGCGACGTTGACttgtattcttgagagggtcggACGACTTGAGTCTCTCTTGaatgtttgaatgtttgaatattcgagtttgaatgtttgaatattcGAGTTTGAATGTTTGAGTTTTCTTGCGCAGGCGGCACGAATTtgttgtgcttgttgactgcttacgTTGAATTTCAAGAGATTTTCAGAGAGAATTGCATAGCTTTTCTTTTCTTCGAGTTTTTCTATCTTCGAGTTTTCTCCCTTGAAATGAATAAActtggggtatttatagagaaaagttGGGATTTTCCTCGGGCATAGGGTTTCGGGCCCATTTCTCGGCCCGTTTGCAATTTTAGCCCAATTTGACTTCTGTTTGGACCCGAATAAATCAGAATGACCCAAATTTAATCTTAAAAGGGacaaaaataattaaattgagtaatttatttattattaactcaaattaattaatttctgTATTTTTGACACATAAATAAAATTTCagtgcctacaaattgccccctcgaGACTTTATCACGTACACCATTGAAGTGTTTCAGCGTGGCATGGTCTCGaaccttcttttttttttacttggaaGTCAACTGACATCCATCTTGTTGTGTCAGTAGCATTTTTATTGTCACTCTGTCATTATTTGACTTGACGGATGACTTAATGCGCCCTTCACGTGATATTTTCGCCACCCTGATAATTTTGTAACCTTGACGATAACGTTTGAATTTTTATCACCCTGGTCATTTTGTAATCTTGATGGAGGACACTTAAATTTATGTCACCCTGGTCATTTTATAACCTTGACGGAGGACACTTAAGGTTTTATCACTGTGGTCATTTGTAACCTCGACGAATGACACttgattttatttattattaactcaaattaattaatttctgTATTTTCGACACATTAATAAAATTTCAGTGCCTACATAAGTATGATGATAAGATAGTCGTCAGAAAAAGGTGTCTTTGAAGGGTCTTAAGGGGATTAGAGTTTCATATCGGGGTTTGTGGTGAAACCCAAGGTTAAGATGATTGCagctatgactttaaagtcatatttgaggaagggatgtcctatGATCCTTTGCCATGTGAGGGACACTCGCGTGGAGAAGCCGTCAGCAACAGAGATACCAATTGTGGGTGAGTTCGAGgatgtctttccggaggagataccagggtTACCTCCTAAGAGGGACATTAACTTTACTTTGGAGCttaaaccagggacgggaccgaTATCCAAGGCCCTGTACCACATGGGACCgaaagagttggaagaatttgaAAAGAAGTTGAACGAGTTGCTGgatatgtaatacccgcccttttagggaccctttgaccagcattgactaaccttgggagcgggaatagttcttagaagtgcgtggcaaggctatcttgggttacgagttataagtggtactcgatagagtagaggctactcgatcgagtaacatagttactcgatcgagtatggggtcactcgatcgagtatgtggggtactcgatcgagtatcgagttttcagcgagggtttttaatcgcgttttgttaaatccgcaaatcatttccgcctcattccttctaccctttggtcgcctctttcccttcccttcaccataaaacctccatggaagccttttgaaggtccttgtgccttagaagagcatagcttgagtcgggtagcggtcttttgccgggtttctcctcataggtatgtcgtcatcatcatccgcgTCCTTGCCTTTACGATTAGGGTTttcttggtagtaatagatgattgtgttgtggttataggctttgcttggttgctggatatgtcatatgttggcatggattggttgcagttgcttaaaggtaggttcgcctgctcagtttctgtagatggtctagtgtgtagATCGTCGtgtcgttgttgttgtggtgTCATTGTGTTTGTGCGGCAGCGTGTATACGATTGTTGAttaattcagacggttgttgatgttgtgttgtgattgccgattgtttgtctctggttctcgagatgcgttttcggctgagtggagtcacttgcgggagtggcttcacgccctagtttcgcccttcgtggaacccgccacggaaggggatgtgcacattaatgggacagggttatcgctcggtatgatgagcggggatttggtgggtacgtctgcggtcccccactggcagggctggtccagtggacagtcggtgacagagattgatcggtgtgggtgtgcttgtgtgtgactggttgtattgtattgtattgttaggtgttgttggcattgttgtgttttatctcagtactgaccttgtgtggttgtcttgttgttttatgtgtctgccgtgatcccttatggtgagcagtcagtctttgcaggtgttgatatcgttgatagctggagtccgggcagggatgagtcttcacgaaatttgatagtaatagcgagtagtctttgagttgtatcgttTGTATCATCAGGccgttttaaatcacttgtaatataacataatagttcttttatcgacatttgattattactgtcctcgggcaaccgagttggtaacgcccttatatgctaaggaaggcctagttaaggctcctctggatatgggggtgttacaggataAGGGGTACATCAAACCTAGTgtatcaccttggggagcaccggttTTGTTTGTGGAGAAGAAGAATGGCAGCTTGAGGTTATGCATTAATTACAGAGATTTGAACCATGTCACTATAAAGAATAGGTACCCATTGCCggggattgatgatcttttttaccagtTGAGTGAGGCTGGATTGTTCtcgaagattgatctgaggtcggggtaccatcagctGAGGATTCCAGATGctgatattcctaagacagctttccgatcgaggtatggtcacaaTGAGTATGTGGTTATGCCTTTCTGGTTTACTAATGCGCCGACAgtgttcatggatcttatgaatcgGGTCTTTAGTCCATTCTTGGaccggtttgtggtggtgttcatgaCGATACCTttgtctattccaagactaaggaggagcacgcggaacatttgaggattgtgttgcaaacCTTAAGAGAAAATGAGCCTTATGCCGAACTGTCCAAGTGTGAATTCTGGTTAGAGAAGGTGGCCTTTTTTGGTCACGTAATTTCTAAAGATGGTGTAGCTGTGGATTCGAGTAAGATTGAAGCGGTATcaaactcatcaaactcccccaaaccatctctttgcttgtcctaaagcaaagcatcacacattacataaggcaatcatacaaatggcaaaCAAATAAttcagagctaatgtttaatgcataTACAAATCCTAAGCTATCCATATATGTAACAAAGCAATGACAatagtgtaccaat is a genomic window containing:
- the LOC141627548 gene encoding uncharacterized protein LOC141627548, with amino-acid sequence MKDVEELVEQSTQCVSCNAALTFSDEDLLLGSKPHNRPLYVSGYIRGQKVNRILIDRGSRVNLMPKATMKELGITVDEISNSRTVIHGFNLNGERAIGMIRFFEENGTSSEFMPTTISSTGKGGKLKENTKEHVVTSHIKENDKQDIDNASKASTPVTSPKKQEMPQKSTSPVLRYIPKSRRKEGDSPFVKCLTNRDLKDKSKPSPMIKQQWMAKVTTPLPSSNQMKVMRPPPVGFICSANQSSSDQNVGIFDSNAYKLLTKAGYDFTKPTLLGKVVEVEPYGLNKTQHELFKQEGSFIETKAGLGYKFPTPVKISARRNRTTTSSQHITVEEAEENEAKDIKTLSTSSVFDRIRSSNNDSGKTLLCSTSVEENDEEVNITDDLRSAIPSRMKQSKPPYSHSRDAKDLEIVTSYHITAEEIPDDSEEVEADKAPEKLEDEVQSTVDDLKELNLGTDEDPRPIYVSALLTKEEEEEYYKLLVEYKDVFAWIYKEMPGLSPKIAVHLLAIRKGISPRKQSQRHFRTELIPEIENKVNKLIEAGFIRKVRYPTWIPNIVSVRKKNGQLRVCVDFRDLNDACPKDDFPLLVTKLMIDVTTGHEALSFMDCTAGYNQIQMAPEDQEATAFRTPKGIFCYIVMPFGLKNAGATYQRAMQKIFDEMLHKTIECYVDDVVVKSKKRKDHVKDLQTVFERLRKCQLKMNSLKCAFGVTSGKFLGFVYDLVFVSQKAVKGQVIADFFADHPVPTEWEISDELPGEEIFYVDILPPWQMYFNGAARRDGAGAGVVFISPQNHVMPYSFTLTQFCSNNVAEYQALILGLQMAIEIGVRDMDIYEDSQLVISQVLDEYEVRKEDLIPYHRQALQLLNQLDSINIGHVPRSANKLADALSNLAATLVLGAEESMQVPVCNRWAIPLLEAVEDIDTTNIICVYTADEDDWRQPIINFLDHQNYLMIPGTR